A genomic segment from Drosophila miranda strain MSH22 chromosome 3, D.miranda_PacBio2.1, whole genome shotgun sequence encodes:
- the LOC117188022 gene encoding uncharacterized protein LOC117188022: MRRSRILEKPVSRLMGLWEVAELQSRVAYQQQILDGGCWQRFNDAIVDTVETGCLFRLELLNFRFEFLDGHRSAVIFGVKRASRCCAKASAFSSVVLHQGSAGACCPSATCLLTGRFGMGCLLIVLLDPFTYSVSQLIDSACNEGVGAPIFLVDFAENSFDLDRFQRLRVKMEALRSVHCVLVT, translated from the exons ATGAGGCGTTCAAGGATTTTGGAGAAGCCTGTAAGCAGGCTGATGG GACTTTGGGAAGTGGCCGAACTGCAGAGCCGAGTTGCATATCAACAGCAGATACTCGATGGCGGATGTTGGCAGAGATTTAATGACGCGATTGTCGATACTGTCGAAACCGGGTGCCTTTTTCGTCTTGAGCTTCTTAATTTCCGATTTGAGTTCCTGGATGGTCACAG GTCTGCCGTGATCTTTGGCGTGAAACGTGCTTCCAGGTGCTGCGCAAAGGCCTCAGCTTTTTCCTCCGTAGTTTTGCACCAAGGTTCAGCAGGAGCTTGCTGCCCTTCCGCAACGTGCCTTCTGACTGGCAGATTTGGGATGGGCTGTCTCTTGATTGTGTTG CTTGATCCGTTTACGTATTCTGTTAGTCAGCTGATTGATAGTGCGTGCAATGAGGGGGTTGGAGCACCTATCTTTTTGGTTGATTTTGCAGAGAATTCTTTTGATCTTGATCGCTTTCAGCGTTTGCGAGTCAAGATGGAAGCTTTGCGGTCCGTACACTGTGTGCTGGTTACTTGA
- the LOC108153579 gene encoding uncharacterized protein LOC108153579 yields the protein MAKLSSSKSRLRMRRSRILEKPVSRLMGLWEVAELQSRVAYQQQILDGGCWQRFNDAIVDTVETGCLFRLELLNFRFEFLDGHRSAVIFGVKRASRCCAKASAFSSVVLHQGSAGACCPSATCLLTGRFGMGCLLIVLLDPFTYSVSQLIDSACNEGVGAPIFLVDFAENSFDLDRFQRLRVKMEALRSVHCVLVT from the exons ATGGCAAAGCTTTCTTCTTCAAAAAGTCGTTTGAGGATGAGGCGTTCAAGGATTTTGGAGAAGCCTGTAAGCAGGCTGATGG GACTTTGGGAAGTGGCCGAACTGCAGAGCCGAGTTGCATATCAACAGCAGATACTCGATGGCGGATGTTGGCAGAGATTTAATGACGCGATTGTCGATACTGTCGAAACCGGGTGCCTTTTTCGTCTTGAGCTTCTTAATTTCCGATTTGAGTTCCTGGATGGTCACAG GTCTGCCGTGATCTTTGGCGTGAAACGTGCTTCCAGGTGCTGCGCAAAGGCCTCAGCTTTTTCCTCCGTAGTTTTGCACCAAGGTTCAGCAGGAGCTTGCTGCCCTTCCGCAACGTGCCTTCTGACTGGCAGATTTGGGATGGGCTGTCTCTTGATTGTGTTG CTTGATCCGTTTACGTATTCTGTTAGTCAGCTGATTGATAGTGCGTGCAATGAGGGGGTTGGAGCACCTATCTTTTTGGTTGATTTTGCAGAGAATTCTTTTGATCTTGATCGCTTTCAGCGTTTGCGAGTCAAGATGGAAGCTTTGCGGTCCGTACACTGTGTGCTGGTTACTTGA